CACAACACACAGAAAACACACAGAAAGACTCAGTTAGATAATACCTAAGTAAACTAGTTCATGAGCTTCTTGTCACGAACCAACCATGTAGAAAGCGAAAGAAATAACGACTGTGATGTGCACCATAGATTTTCAAGATGTGTCAGAGAAGATCTCTTACCCACATTTGTAGGGGCTGATGAAGGTGAATCTCAGCAATATATTCCATCTCAGGGTCAGCTTTAATCCAAGCCAAGGGAGATTCAATGCTACAGAGAAAGATTCAATCTCTCAGAGTCTCAGTTCTCTTTCTTGTGTTGTTGCAAGGTATGTAAACAGACCAGGAATGCCAGAAATAGTGTACCACAGAAACCCACCTCGTTTTATTTTCTAACGGTGCTATAGCATCAACATTGTCTTCAGCCCCATCAGGTTTCCCTCccttctttggtttttgatagCGTTTAGCAGCAAGTTTAGAATGACATGGTAATTCCAGTAGCTGCCATCTATCTCCAGCCATAGGCAACTTTGGATGATCAGACATTCCATCGAGTTCATAAACCCTTATACTCATAATACCCGGCCAGCCAGCATCCACATCCCGGCTTTCTGAATCAGAAGTAGCCCCTATAACTGATAATCTTGCATCCAGTGCAGCCGTGCATTCTCGCAGAGCAGCCATTTCAAcattgtttttccttttgttgtaAGACAACCCAATCCTAGTTTAATAAAGCACCAGTAAGAACATCGAGATAAGATTAAATGAAGATCCAGGAATCCATTGAACTAAGTTCAGAAGAACGTAACtcttaattagaaaaaaaataccttAGCACGGGACAACCATAAGATGCAACCCATCGCTGAAAAAATTCTTTAAGAAATGGACGCTCAAGATTTCCAATCTTATTAGCAAATTGCCGGAACTGCATCTCAAAAGTGAAATTTGAGAAACACAGATATTAGAACTGACTTCGAAAATTCAAGCTGAAAGATAATCGGTTGATCACGAAGAGAAATATACAACAAATGGAGGAGATGCTTCATATTTGTCAACAATTAGGTTATGAGTTGTTGAACCAAGTTACGGATGAATGGCCGTATCACATTATGGTCGAGTGGCACATTTACGACATTTGTGAAGTATATCAAGTTACAGCTAAGAGACAGATCCATTtcgataaataaaaaaatgctCCAGGAGCAAcgaaaatatttagttaagaAAAACTCCCAAAGAAGAAATCCCAGAATTCTTCCTGACCTTTTAGTGTTATCAGCTAACCCAAAAGATTACGCTAGATGACTATCTTAGGACCGCAACTATcccacatatatatactttatactGAAAGATCAAAATACTTtctcatatttatttatttttcttaaccaacTAAAAATAAGAGGTttatcaaaacacaaaaactttaataaaGGAAATATGTGGATCTTTTCGAGCGTAACATGTAAAACAAACACAGTCGTGTTACCTCCTTCGTGCTAAGAGACCGTATAGAATTAGATGGATCCTTGGCTCGAGAAATAATTTTCTGCAATATCTGTAAATCATCATGTAGAAGGTCTATTAATCATATGcgtaagaaaacaaacaaagtgaTTTCCTGAAAAAACGATAGCACCATGACCATACTTTACGAAACGAGTCTGAGCCCATTTGCTTCTCCAACATCTGAAGGACTGCTCCCTTCAAAAATGAGAGAATAATTATTACTCGTAACAAACAACAGATGCAAAATCATGTAAATTATCCCAAAGAACTCATCCACTCCTACAAAAATGTGAGAGCATGAATgataaatatgaaaagaaaaaatatggcTTACTGATTTCCATGATCGTATCTTCCCATGCATTCCAATAGAATGAGTTCCAAATAGGTCCCTGCAAGAAGGAGATGAGCTCAAGCACATTGCACCACTATCATCAGCTTTACAGACAGCACAATTTGCCTGCAATtggatcaaaaaaaaaaaagagaatccaGATATGAGGTTCATGGCTTAGTTCAGAAATGGTTACAGAGGCGTCAGGGAAGAATAACTCGAGTAGTAGGTATAAACCTTGTATCTCCGATATCGTGCTTCATTATTTCCCAAAAACTGCTTGATAAACATATCCGTTAAGAAACCAGCAAGACCATCAAGGAGCCAATCTGTTATAACAACATGGACAATCATGAATCACAAAATTACATGTTTTCACATGAAGCTGATATAACAAATCGTACGCAAATCAAAGTGTAGAAAAATGTCACAAGCCCACCATCATTTGGTGATTCAGGAGTAATATAAACTCCAAACCACTGTTTTGCTAACGCAGAAGCAAGTTTAATGCGTGTATCTATTGTCTGCAAAGATAATTGAAGCTCTATCAGATTTTTGCATAAAGGAACTAAAAAGATGACGAAACAccaccaaagaaagaaaacttcCTATAAACATAGTGAAAACTTCTACACCAAAATCCATATGCCAATGAAGGGGTGAAATGCAAGAAATAGATGAACGCAGCTTGCAATATTCATAAGTGGTAATGcagaaatatatttaacatgCTCAGACACGTGCTTGGTTgtacttttttcaaaaatgcaTCATACAAATTAGGTCTGGTGTGCCTTCCATCCTAATATTAGCATATACAAACCATTTACGTGCATGTGTCTGATGAAGGTATTATCTACCCACAGGTCAATTTACCAGGAAACAATACCTGATCAATAACCCTCTCATCATATAGTATGTGGGAGCTAAAGATACTCAAGGAAGCTCCCGAAGTCGACGAAGTAACAACCATTTCAGGAGGTAAAAATACTTGCTTGTAGAATCCAAATGGAAAGTTCGCACTTAAATAATCCTCATAGTAGCTGTAGAAGTTGAATTCCAGTAGACAAGACTTATACTTTAATTCAGTTTGACTACAATAAGTTGCCAGAATACAAATTTACGGACCTATAAGCTTCATGGAAAAATTCCATTGTATTACGAAGCCTCGAGAGATCATGCGGCAAACACAAGTTAGATATGAGAAAGTTGGTCTGATCTGGAAGGATTTCCAATGGTCCTGCAACTAAAGACACCCACCGCGGTGCAATAGGAATAGCTAGTTCATAAACATACGTTTTTTGAGTAGTATCTTCTTTGCACATAACCTGAAAAGTGTGAAAGTTTAAAGATTACGCCCCCTCCACCTTGTAAGAGTACTAATAAAATTGAATGATGGAAACTGTAAACCTATTCAACAAAGTTTTAGCTTATATGCCTACAATAACAGAGAAAAAGTTCTTCTGTTTGATCCAGATTCATTAGATAACTATACTGAACAGCAAAATCTTCTGATAATATAAGGACAGAACAATGAACAAGTTTCCTTGCAAATAGAGATAGTACACTTTCAGATTAAACAGCACTGGATATGGCTTCTTTCATATATAAGCTGAAACCAAATTTGGACGCAGATTTTATGCCTACGTCCACAAGTCACGGGAATGACAGctttttctaagtttttccATTCAATCCAGATCTATAATGGAATATGTCTTGTACGTAAGATACAGGATCGAAGAAAATAGCACTTCCTCTAATCCATTCATGTATGACAGATTTACACAACTTACCTGGTAGAGTAATTTCCCAACACTAACAGCCACAAAGTTGTGCGGAACAGTGAATTCCAAATCGAAACTGCACCCACCAcaaagttattaaaaaaaaaagttaaacagGTTGTGATACCCACTTTGATCTCAAAAGACAGGAGATGAATACAGTGTTACTTCTTAACAAAACTGAATACCTGCAACGATGGTACTCATCATCAATACAAGGAAACCAACAACGAGCACGTCTCATCTGGTTATCAGTATGTACAATGTTCCCATCAAAATGAATTCCTGACTCTATTTTCTCTACCCAGTAGTTAATCCGAATCAATTTAACATTCTGCATCATATGAGCAAACATAAATCGTTAAACAAAGGACAGCGGTCACTTGTAACCCATGGCAGTGTATATGAGAATCAGAACAATTACCTGTTTTGCCTCCCCTGAAGATTGGGAACCGTTTTCTAAAGTCACACTGTCCAGCTGTTCAGATAAATCCTTAGAAGGCTTGCAACAGTTGATCAGTAAATTTGCAGTGTCTTCTCTCTTAAGAACCCCGACATATTCCATGGCCGCAGCATCAGCTGCTGAAGCTGGGTCAGAGACCGAGTTCCAGTTACTTTCAGTTTCAGAGTTCTGATGGTGCGGATAGTACTCAAATACAGTAGGTTCCCCATCTACCAAAACACTCTCAATTCCCAAGTTCTCTGCGTGTAGTCCCACAATACCAATATCTGGCACACTCACTTCTAACTCTGTGTAACTATAGAAAGCCAACAAAAATATCCCATGAAAATGCAGCCAAGAATGATAAAACCAAGGTATATAAGTAAAACCCCAAATAATCAAAAGCAGAGGATTCAccataaattgaaaaatccaaagaatACTGTCGGTGCAAGATTCAAATTCTGCCGGTTTCTTCATCCcgaattatatatatcaaccaAAAATCACATTCACGGACTTGTTTCGCGAATGAAAAAtcgaaagaaagagaggaaaacgGACCCGTAGATTTGGCGTTTTTTGAAGtcaatagagagaaagagtttcTGGTGAAGAACTTTAGCTCCAGTGTTCTCTGAAGTCTTCGCGCCAGGAGCTTCCTCGTTCTTCGGCTTTCGAGCCTTGGCCATGTTCCTTTTTTGCCGATATGTTAGCCGGAGATGTAACCTTTTTATACAGCCAACGATGGATCGGTTCCTAAATTACATAAAACTCCTCTATGTCTTAAACTTATTAAATATTCGgctattgttttctaaatgtaTTAATCTTACCCTTTGAGTTTGATGTTCATTTTATGGGCTTAGTTAAAGCATTCTcttttagccaaaaaaaaaaagttaaagcaTTCTCAATTAGGCCCATTTATTTGGATTtacattctttctctctctctctctttttgtgcAAAAGTTTTTCCTTCAATTTGAGGTTTCACtgactttttctattttatagtttttgttgttgtatcataccatacattaaaaaaaaaaaaaaaaactagtataATCCactcttaaaaaaattgatgctTAACATGTCAACTTCTGtcgttacaaaaaaaaatgtcaactCCTATTTCATGAGACCCTAGTGAAATGATGCATCTTTTAGTATTAGTGATGTATGAACTATGAAATGTCGgccattgatttttttttgttttagcaGTTCTTGTGTTCGTTAATTCTTTTACGTTTAAATCTAATAGTATTTTTTGGGGGGGTTAAATGAGCATATTAAACGAGCCAACAAAACCATGGCTCTTGCCTCTTACAAATGCTCTCATATTAAACTGGTTAGTCAAACTATTTAGGGATGTCAAAACATAGTTTTCAGATACTGTGAATATTACTTGGTGATGTCAACCCATGtctgaatattcaaataattgttttggtAATTGTGTACACATACGCATCGATTGTCGagtatatactatatatttatgcaCATACGCGTGTGAAGAGTGACAAAAATGCATAGGTTGTGGATTAATTTTCGCTAGATGCATTTTTTGTCGCTGTAAAAGTCACGTGAAAGTTGTAGTCTTGTAGAACTCGGAGATTATTATGAAGTAATGAACCCATCATAAGATCTTCCGGTgttaaataaaacatacattGATGATGCAACAAGACAATCAACATatccaaattaaaagaaaatcaatcatTCAATATGCTAACAAATTAGATAAAAACATGAAGCgatcatttaatttttgttcCCCTGTGTTTCCTATGCTGCTTGTAAATTAAGCTGTtgtacaaaaacaatttgaaattcataatgaataaataatatatgatgAGAGGTTTGACTTTAATACGAACTTCAAATTTAATGAGGCCTCCTCTTCCTTGAACGCAAAGGAAGTTTCTTCGTTGGAAAACGCTGTCTCCAATtcacatctctctctttctctttccctctGTACACACATACgtatacgtatatatattaacactATATTTCATTTATGTCTTCGATGGTCCTATGATCTTTAATCTCCATGGCGACGACTAGAGTCTCACATGTCTTAGGGTTTCTTCTATGgatctctcttctcatcttcGTCTCCATAGGGTTGTTTGGCAATTTCAGCTCCAAACCCATAAACCCTTTTCCTTCTCCGGTTATTACCTTGCCGGCCCTTTACTACCGGCCGGGAAGAAGAGCTTTGGCGGTGAAAACGTTTGACTTCACACCGTTCTTGAAAGATCTTCGCCGGAGTAATCATCGGAAAGCTTTGCCGGCGGGAGGATCCGAGATTGACCCGAGATATGGCGTTGAAAAACGACTCGTCCCATCTGGTCCAAACCCCTTGCACCACTGATTTGTCTTCTTAATTTTTGCtttaagttttctttattttttcaaagatATAGTAAAACACGTATATTTTACTAATACTAGAAGATTAATTCATAAGATATTAGCTAATATTCTTTCTTGGTATGTATATGTCttgaattatttattcttctttgtcatgtgatttattttttttcacttctGGTGTAATGATGTAATTTACtcatctttttattctttcttcatttgatACTAATCGTTGTAATAATAAAGCATCATGTAAgcagaaataaaagaaaagatcatgTACACATTTGTTTAAATGCCAAAAAAGAAGTTAGCACCACAGTAATCTATACTAGTTTTCGATTAAGAAGTGTTTGTTAAGGgaaagagaaattaaattaGCTTCGATGTTACCAGTCACGTGAATCGTTGACTTAATTAGTTTCCTTTTCCAGGTTTTGTGCAAAactttttctgaattttgtggGAAGTAGACAACGAGGAAATGAGCTCATGTGATTTCGAAACCTGCAATTACAGTTTGTTTACGTATTATGTTGACCTCATTGAAGTTGAAAAAGACATTTAACAATTCTGTAGCTGGTTTACTAACCGTGCGGTTTTATCTCCGGTTTTctggtttatttggtttatcCTTAACCACAAAACAAACGTCACAACTCCGTCACCGCAAACTAGGCAGATTATCTGGTTTTCCGGCGGTTTCTCGTTATCTacgagagagtgagagaggaAATACCTCGGGGTGAACTCGCTGCGTAGCCAAAGCCTCTTCAATTTTGCTCTTTTGTTCAATTCCGTCGCTTAATTATCTGGTTTTGCGTATTTTGAAGAGTCAGTTTGACGAATTTATGCTGAAATTTcgttctttctctgtttatctTTCAGCGACgatttttctgggtttttcaGTTTTGGATCAATCCATAATCTGTcgtgattagggttttatacCTTGATGAGGATTTACTGAATTAGTTGTATTAAAGATGGCGAGAAAAGCTAACAATAGTTTTTTCCTTGAAGAATGGTTAAGGACTGTGAGTGGAAGTAGTGTCTCTGGTGATCTAGTGAAGCAAAATTCTGCTCCATCTGCTAGGTCGATTATTCAAGCATGGTCTGAGATTCGTGAATctcttcaaaaccaaaactttgatTCACGTTACCTTCAAGCTTTGAGAGCTTTGGTTAGCTCTGAGTCCACTATCCATGTTGCAGATCCCCAAGCAAAGCTACTTATTTCTATACTAGCTTTTCAAGATGTATCTCTTCCGTCTGAGTCTTACACACTTGTTCTCAGACTACTCTATGTGTGGATTAGGAAAGCATTTCGACCGTCTCAAGCACTTGTTGGTGTAGCGGTTCAGGCCATTCGTGGCGTTGTTGATGACAGGCGTAATCTCCAACCAGCCTTAGTAGCGCAGAGTGTTCTGGTTTCTGGTGCGTTTGCGTGTGTTCCTTCTCTGTCAGGAGACGTGAAAGTCTTATGCTTGGAATTGTTATGCAGGCTTTTGGAAGAAGAGTACTCTTTAGTGGGATCTCAAGAAGAACTTGTTCCTGTAGTGCTTGCAGGAATTGGGTATGCTTTATCTTCTTCGTTGGATGTTCATTACGTCAGACTATTGGATTTATTGTTTGGCATTTGGTTAAAAGACGAGGGTCCTCGTGGCACTGTCACTTACGGTCTGATGATTCTTCATTTGATTGAGTGGGTTGTGTCAGGTTATATGCGGTCTAATTCTATCAACAAGATGTCTCTTTTTGCGAACGAGGTACTAGAGACTTCTAAGGAAAAGTATGCTGTTTTCGCTGTCTTCATGGCAGCAGCTGGGGTAGTGAGAGCTTCCACGGCAGGATTCAGTAGTGGTGCACAGAGTTTGGAGATTTCTAAACTAAGAAATTCAGCTGAAAAGCGAATAGAATTTGTAGctcaaattttagtttctaaTGGTAATGTTGTTACACTTCCAACCACACAGAGAGAAGGTCCCCTGTTGAAGTGCTTTGCTATTGCATTGGCTCGATGTGGGTctgtttcttcctctgctcCTCTGCTTTTGTGTCTCACTTCTGCATTGTTAACTCAGGTATTTCCTTTAGGCCAGATATATGAATCATTTTGCAATGCTTTTGGCAAAGAGCCTATTGGACCAAGACTCATTTGGGTCAGGGAGCATCTTTCTGATGTTCTTTTCAAGGAATCAGGGGCCATATCTGGGGCTTTCTGCAATCAATATTCATCAGCAAGTGAAGAGAACAAGTATATTGTGGAGAATATGATTTGGGATTTCTGTCAAAATCTCTACTTACAGCACCGTCAAATTGCTATGTTGCTTTGTGGTATAGAAGATACATTGCTTGGAGACATCGAGAAAATTGCAGAATCATCTTTCCTTATGGTTGTCGTCTTTGCGCTAGCTGTTACGAAACAATGGCTAAAACCAATAGTgtctaaagaaagaaaaatggtgaCATCAGTTAAGATATTAGTTTCGTTCTCCTGTGTAGAGTATTTCAGGCATATTCGTTTACCTGAATACATGGAGACAATTAGAGAGGTGATTTCATGTGTCCAGGAGAATGATGCTCCTTGTGTTTCATTTGTAGAGTCCATTCCTGCCTATGATAGCTTGACGAATCCGAAAGGTTTGAGAAATCACTTGTTTCTGCAATTTCCATATCACAATTTTCTGTTGGCTATTACATTAATAAGCTTTggaatctctcttttttttttttttttttttcttgttctgcaGACTTGTTTACGCAAAGGATAAAATATGAATGGTCAAGAGATGATGTGCAGACATCTCGAATATTGTTTTATCTTCGAGTAATCCCAACTTGCATCGGACGGTTATCTGCTTCTGCCTTCAGGGGAGTGGTTGCATCAACCATGTTTTTGTATCCTTGAGAAAAGATCGAGAAGtcttttactctgttttactTAACTACGAGTACTAAACTATCTTTCCTATTCCTTAACAATTCTGTGACTAGATATATTGGACATCCTAACAGAAAAGTGGCGCAAGCATCTCATACGTTGTTGGCAGCATTTCTCTCTTCAGCAAAAGAATCAGAGGAGGACGAACGAACTCAATTCAAAGAACAACTTGTTTTCTATTACATGCAACGATCTTTGGAGGTAActaagcaaaaaaagaatatgaatgTTACGTAgctctttttctgtttatttctTATCTCTAATGTATATGGTTGGTTGAAATAACTGCAGGTTTACCCTGAGATCACACCTTTTGAAGGTTTAGCTTCCGGCGTTGCAACCTTGGTCCAGCATCTACCTGCGGGAAGTCCTGCTATATTTTATTCTGTTCATAGCCTTGTTGAGAAGGCTTCTACATTTAGCACCGAATCATTGCAAGGCAGAAAGTCTGATCCTGGTAATCAGATTCTTGAGTTGCTTTTGCGACTTGTCTCTTTGGTTGATATACaagtaagtttcttttttggtcatCTCCATCTACTTGAGCTACTAGAAAATGGTTACTGTGCTCATACGTTAATGTTCTCTCCGTCTTtgtatacatttttgttttggtttaggtgTTGCCATATCTTATGAAGTCATTGGCACAGCTAGTTATAAAGTTACCAAAAGAAAGACAGAACGTTGTGCTTGGTGAATTGTATGGTCAAGTGGCTGAGTCAGACGATGTGATTCGCAAGCCTTCTTTGGTCTCTTGGCTACAGTCACTGAACTACTTATGTTCTAATAACCGTACTGAAGTTTTAGCTTCTGGATCAACGATAGACACTTCGAACCAGTTGGCTGCTCGACTCTAGGGATCTCCTCATAGTTTACAAACATGTGAAATAGAATAAAGTTTGTATGACTTGTATCATGGAATTATGTTGAAAAGAATTATAAATTAACATCATCTCCATTTTTTGATCAGTAGCCAAAAATAGTCAATCCTGTTAAATGTGTTGcggtttaaatttatttggttaCGAAGAAGAACCGGATTGAAAGGGTAAGAAACGAATCAGTCTTTTATTCTTGGCACATGTTACATTGTCAAGACTGAATTTGTCCAGTGTGTATCCCAAACCATGTTATTTACATCATTGCCACTATTTCACGAAGCCTGGGTTTCCACAGTTAGAGCAACTATTTCAGACGACTGTAGGCAAAGATGCCCACACAGCCAATGGCCAAACCAAGAAGAATCGGTACAGTAGAGGATTCGAGGTTTTGTGTTGTACTGTTTGTTCTGCTGCTGTCGAGTCTCTCTATGCGAGTCTTTTCTCCAACATACTCCCGAAGAAGATTACTCAGTGTGTCCATTTGATGCATTATCTGACGCTGTCCACGAGCAACCAGTACGACCTGTCcagatgataaaaatattataaagtcACGAAGAgaaatgatttatatttcaaaTCGTGAGCCTAGATCTCTATCTTATATTCATACTTCTATCGAGTCTAAAGCTCTCTTTGATGCATCTGATGCTCTGTTGTTGTCTATTGGAGTGAAGCAATCAATAATAGAACTGAGCatatgtgattttgattttggagaGTTGGTAAACATACCTCTTCCATCAGAGGAGATTCCCTTACGAGCTGAGATGCGGATGCGGAGAATGATAAGACAGACCCATTACCGTTTTCGATTGGTAAAGCCAAGTTATGTTGACTACCTGAAGGAGCTATCCTGTTCGGGATCTTGGAATTCAACTCTTCAATGCGGGATGTGAATTCATCCATCCTCTCGTTCAGTGTTGATATTTGGTCTGAAAGTTGAGTGATAAAACCCTATAGAACAACACCATACATTTGATTTAATTGTAAGCCAAAGTATCACTTTGCAACAACAGAACTATAGATTTGAAAGATCTCAGGGGAAACATAGAGTCCACATTACCTGATTTGGAAGAGTGGCCGGTGAAGCAGGGGCTCTGGCATCTAACATTCTATTGTTAACAGCAAGTCTTGTCAAGTTAGGCAAGACTTTGTGTCTTGGGTTTGTGTAAGACTTTGATACGCCGCTGTTAAAACGTGCAATCATTACACAAGTCAGGTGATTCCGTGGCTTAACATATGTTGTCTCTATTCTTAAACTCTATCTCAGATTTTGCCAATCATGGAGAAGGAACGAGAGGATACCCGTGAAGATATTTCATTCTACTATCAACAGAAGCTCTTGAGAGGGCTTCTTTAGGGCTAGAAACTGTATCATCATCTAagctaagttttgtttttaagtcaTCTGGCAAAGCCTGTAACATGACCAGGGAACATATCAAATTACCATCATGACAAAATCAACCGGATCTGTGtgtattaaaaagttaaaaacaactCATACCAAAACATCATTCACAAGCCTCTCCAGCTGTATCTGTTCAATATATGTATGTGGAACATATGAACCTTCCAGTCCAAGTTGGTCTGCCACATTTTTGACAAAGGTACGGTCTTTACCTTGTACCTTCAAAATAGAGTTGGACAAACTTGATCATTAATGTCAAAATACCACTCTAAAGACAGTATATACGTTTTGAGAGACATAAGAGAAGCAGATCTTACCTGTACATATGTCCGATTCAGTTGTTCCAACCAATCAGTTTTCACAATTACCTTGTCATCATCAAAGATATGACTCTTTCTTTTCAGGATTGTTGCAATGGTATAACCCAGTGCCATTAATCCTCCAAGAAGACGAACACTAACTTCAAAAGTTATTCTGGGTGATATAATAAATGGACGATCTGTAACCCACTCCTAAGAACACATAGAACGGTAATCATTCATCAAATTAATAAACCATTCGTTCAGCTTTGATATGATATGGTGTTTACAGAAGAAAAACTAGTCTGGACAGGTATTGGCCAAACCTCAAACATGAGATTGTATTTTCCATCTCGGTTCCTCATTCTGAGGTATGATTGGCATGCTTCAGGATCCTCGCCTGGTGGTAACAGATAGATGTCATAAGTTTCCTCTGTACGTTCCTTGAAATCTTCAGATAGAGCTGCCTTCATTTGTTCGGGTGTTACAGCCTTTGATGACTACAGTAAGATAACAAAAATCACTCCAACCGGGAAAGTATTGCTGCTATAGCTAGTTGCAGATTATATAATATGCTACGATACTACACTTATGAACAATATAAATTCTGTaacctttaaaatatatgttggGTTCTGAAAGCCACTGAATGGGTTGAACTTATTAAGGATCTTAATCTGAGCTGTCTTCAGATCAGGTTCAATAAACGCCTTGTACATAGGATAAACCTGgttggagaaaaaaacataagcaaaattttactgtaaaaaaaaactcaaaacatccAGTAGGAGTAGGAGACATCGTTTCATGTTTTTTCCATATTTGAAGCAACTCCAAACAGCAGGCATGACAGCAAGGGTGATTAATCTGggctaaaaaataaaagatagcAAAGACTAGCATGAAAACCGTCTCAGATATCTGATGGATTATTTCTTCAGGTTCCTGGCCAGCACGTTGAATGTCCCGCAAAACACGCTTAACAAGATCAAAATGCACTCCACCAGTGACAGAGACACGAAGATCTAGCAAAGG
This sequence is a window from Arabidopsis thaliana chromosome 1 sequence. Protein-coding genes within it:
- the CLE13 gene encoding CLAVATA3/ESR-RELATED 13 (CLAVATA3/ESR-RELATED 13 (CLE13); BEST Arabidopsis thaliana protein match is: CLAVATA3/ESR-RELATED 12 (TAIR:AT1G68795.1); Has 69 Blast hits to 69 proteins in 14 species: Archae - 0; Bacteria - 0; Metazoa - 0; Fungi - 0; Plants - 69; Viruses - 0; Other Eukaryotes - 0 (source: NCBI BLink).), whose product is MATTRVSHVLGFLLWISLLIFVSIGLFGNFSSKPINPFPSPVITLPALYYRPGRRALAVKTFDFTPFLKDLRRSNHRKALPAGGSEIDPRYGVEKRLVPSGPNPLHH
- a CDS encoding obscurin-like protein (unknown protein; Has 34 Blast hits to 33 proteins in 15 species: Archae - 0; Bacteria - 0; Metazoa - 0; Fungi - 0; Plants - 32; Viruses - 0; Other Eukaryotes - 2 (source: NCBI BLink).), which codes for MARKANNSFFLEEWLRTVSGSSVSGDLVKQNSAPSARSIIQAWSEIRESLQNQNFDSRYLQALRALVSSESTIHVADPQAKLLISILAFQDVSLPSESYTLVLRLLYVWIRKAFRPSQALVGVAVQAIRGVVDDRRNLQPALVAQSVLVSGAFACVPSLSGDVKVLCLELLCRLLEEEYSLVGSQEELVPVVLAGIGYALSSSLDVHYVRLLDLLFGIWLKDEGPRGTVTYGLMILHLIEWVVSGYMRSNSINKMSLFANEVLETSKEKYAVFAVFMAAAGVVRASTAGFSSGAQSLEISKLRNSAEKRIEFVAQILVSNGNVVTLPTTQREGPLLKCFAIALARCGSVSSSAPLLLCLTSALLTQVFPLGQIYESFCNAFGKEPIGPRLIWVREHLSDVLFKESGAISGAFCNQYSSASEENKYIVENMIWDFCQNLYLQHRQIAMLLCGIEDTLLGDIEKIAESSFLMVVVFALAVTKQWLKPIVSKERKMVTSVKILVSFSCVEYFRHIRLPEYMETIREVISCVQENDAPCVSFVESIPAYDSLTNPKDLFTQRIKYEWSRDDVQTSRILFYLRVIPTCIGRLSASAFRGVVASTMFLYIGHPNRKVAQASHTLLAAFLSSAKESEEDERTQFKEQLVFYYMQRSLEVYPEITPFEGLASGVATLVQHLPAGSPAIFYSVHSLVEKASTFSTESLQGRKSDPGNQILELLLRLVSLVDIQVLPYLMKSLAQLVIKLPKERQNVVLGELYGQVAESDDVIRKPSLVSWLQSLNYLCSNNRTEVLASGSTIDTSNQLAARL
- the TAF2 gene encoding TBP-associated factor 2 (TBP-associated factor 2 (TAF2); FUNCTIONS IN: metallopeptidase activity, zinc ion binding; LOCATED IN: cellular_component unknown; EXPRESSED IN: 25 plant structures; EXPRESSED DURING: 15 growth stages; CONTAINS InterPro DOMAIN/s: Peptidase M1, membrane alanine aminopeptidase, N-terminal (InterPro:IPR014782); Has 35333 Blast hits to 34131 proteins in 2444 species: Archae - 798; Bacteria - 22429; Metazoa - 974; Fungi - 991; Plants - 531; Viruses - 0; Other Eukaryotes - 9610 (source: NCBI BLink).), whose product is MAKARKPKNEEAPGAKTSENTGAKVLHQKLFLSIDFKKRQIYGYTELEVSVPDIGIVGLHAENLGIESVLVDGEPTVFEYYPHHQNSETESNWNSVSDPASAADAAAMEYVGVLKREDTANLLINCCKPSKDLSEQLDSVTLENGSQSSGEAKQNVKLIRINYWVEKIESGIHFDGNIVHTDNQMRRARCWFPCIDDEYHRCSFDLEFTVPHNFVAVSVGKLLYQVMCKEDTTQKTYVYELAIPIAPRWVSLVAGPLEILPDQTNFLISNLCLPHDLSRLRNTMEFFHEAYSYYEDYLSANFPFGFYKQVFLPPEMVVTSSTSGASLSIFSSHILYDERVIDQTIDTRIKLASALAKQWFGVYITPESPNDDWLLDGLAGFLTDMFIKQFLGNNEARYRRYKANCAVCKADDSGAMCLSSSPSCRDLFGTHSIGMHGKIRSWKSGAVLQMLEKQMGSDSFRKILQKIISRAKDPSNSIRSLSTKEFRQFANKIGNLERPFLKEFFQRWVASYGCPVLRIGLSYNKRKNNVEMAALRECTAALDARLSVIGATSDSESRDVDAGWPGIMSIRVYELDGMSDHPKLPMAGDRWQLLELPCHSKLAAKRYQKPKKGGKPDGAEDNVDAIAPLENKTSIESPLAWIKADPEMEYIAEIHLHQPLQMWVNQLEKDGDVVAQAQAIASLEALKQHSFSIVNALKNVLTDSKVFWRIRIAAAFALAKTASEESDWAGLQHLIKFYKSRRFDAEIGLPKPNDFRDFPEYFVLEAIPHAIAIVRGAEGKSPREAVEFILQLLKYNDNSGNSYSDVFWLAVLVQSVGDLEFCQQSLTFLAPLLKRIDRLLQFDRLMPSYNGILTISCIRTLAQTALKLSDSISFDHICKLIEPFRNSDTILQIRIEGSRALLDIEYQSKGISSALLLFMKYLVEESSLRGWLYSHAGT